A single Elaeis guineensis isolate ETL-2024a chromosome 15, EG11, whole genome shotgun sequence DNA region contains:
- the LOC105032248 gene encoding uncharacterized protein, translating to MWGFAGGKNTYKKSSTSNPDCSDDEVSSCTSREEGLECPICWESFNIVENVPYVLWCGHTLCKNCILGLQWAVVKFPTVPIQLPLFISCPWCNLLSLRLVYKGNLTFPRKNYFLLWMVESMNGNRVKCQSSVCGEHHPVWPSNSSLVVRSNAYRHHSARRTLNTQAEQSLSDHNHASLIDNYFNTERIHASLRKSLAFFVQITAKFPLVIIFLLIVLYAIPASAAVLALYILVTLLFALPSFLILYFAYPSLDWLVREIFA from the coding sequence ATGTGGGGCTTCGCTGGAGGAAAGAACACCTACAAAAAATCGAGCACATCTAATCCTGATTGCTCAGATGACGAGGTTTCTTCATGCACCAGCAGAGAAGAAGGTCTGGAATGTCCAATATGCTGGGAATCATTTAACATTGTTGAGAACGTGCCTTATGTTTTATGGTGTGGCCACACCTTGTGCAAGAATTGCATCTTGGGACTTCAGTGGGCTGTTGTTAAATTTCCAACTGTACCAATCCAGTTACCTCTCTTCATCTCCTGCCCATGGTGCAATCTTTTGTCGCTTCGGCTGGTTTACAAGGGTAATCTCACATTTCCTCGCAAAAACTACTTCCTACTTTGGATGGTTGAGAGCATGAATGGCAACAGGGTGAAGTGTCAGTCCTCAGTCTGTGGGGAGCACCATCCAGTCTGGCCATCAAATAGCAGCCTGGTTGTCAGAAGTAATGCTTACCGCCATCACAGTGCACGAAGAACTCTGAATACTCAGGCAGAACAGTCCCTCTCTGATCACAATCATGCAAGCCTCATTGATAATTACTTCAATACAGAGAGGATCCATGCTTCCCTACGCAAATCGCTGGCTTTCTTTGTTCAAATTACTGCCAAGTTCCCCCTAGTAATCATCTTCCTTCTCATAGTGCTATATGCCATCCCTGCTAGTGCTGCTGTCTTGGCCCTGTACATCCTTGTCACACTCCTGTTTGCATTGCCATCATTTTTGATCCTGTACTTTGCATATCCTAGCTTGGATTGGCTTGTCAGAGAGATCTTTGCTTAG